In Parcubacteria group bacterium CG10_big_fil_rev_8_21_14_0_10_36_14, a single genomic region encodes these proteins:
- the dnaN gene encoding DNA polymerase III subunit beta has product MKFVCTQENLQQGLLVASHINTKNINLPILNNVLLRVSNNTLKLISTNLEIAVTTKIRGKSEADGEYTVPAKLLADYVSLLPKENATLSLEDGFLRVSCGNKTTKIKGIDSTDFPVIPQIEKKTVFYIDGQKLRRALSQVSFAVLPTETRPEISGVFVSFNSQPGIATLVATDSFRLAEKKITLSEKSSKDNIQIIIPLKTTWELSNILSIISGDNDLLEVCVDDGQVFFGYNGTELTSRLIEGAFPDYQQIIPKEFNTIAKLSVPDLLSGAKSASLFSRSGLNDIKLNILPTKKSVEVYSTDNQTGEQKTIVSGVVNGKENKIVLNHRYLVDGLSNLGSLEATLETIDENSPCLIRPNGDNNYIYVVMPIKQ; this is encoded by the coding sequence ATGAAGTTTGTTTGTACACAAGAAAATCTACAACAAGGACTTTTGGTTGCGAGCCACATTAATACAAAAAACATCAATCTTCCCATATTAAATAATGTGTTGCTTAGAGTTTCTAATAACACGCTAAAATTAATTTCTACAAATCTTGAAATTGCCGTTACAACAAAAATTCGTGGTAAGTCAGAAGCAGATGGAGAATATACCGTTCCAGCAAAGCTTTTAGCAGACTATGTTTCTTTGTTACCAAAAGAAAACGCGACACTTTCATTAGAAGATGGTTTCTTGCGCGTTTCGTGTGGGAATAAAACAACAAAAATAAAAGGCATTGATTCAACCGATTTTCCAGTAATCCCACAAATAGAAAAAAAGACAGTTTTTTATATTGATGGGCAAAAATTACGACGAGCATTGTCGCAAGTTTCTTTTGCTGTTTTACCAACTGAAACCAGACCAGAAATTTCCGGCGTTTTTGTTAGTTTTAATTCTCAGCCAGGGATAGCCACACTAGTTGCCACAGATAGCTTTCGTTTAGCTGAAAAAAAGATAACCCTTTCAGAAAAATCATCAAAAGATAATATTCAAATAATTATTCCACTTAAAACAACCTGGGAATTGTCGAATATTTTATCAATAATTTCTGGTGATAATGATTTATTGGAGGTTTGTGTTGATGATGGGCAAGTATTTTTTGGATACAACGGGACAGAGCTAACCTCCCGTCTTATAGAGGGGGCATTTCCAGACTATCAACAAATTATTCCAAAAGAGTTTAATACAATCGCCAAACTTTCTGTCCCTGATTTGTTGTCTGGCGCAAAAAGCGCAAGCCTGTTTTCTCGCTCCGGGCTCAATGATATAAAATTAAATATTTTACCAACAAAAAAAAGCGTAGAGGTTTATTCAACAGATAATCAAACGGGAGAACAAAAAACTATTGTTTCTGGGGTTGTAAACGGGAAAGAAAATAAAATTGTTTTAAATCACAGATATCTTGTTGATGGACTTTCTAATTTAGGATCATTAGAGGCAACGCTAGAAACGATAGACGAAAACAGTCCGTGTCTTATTCGCCCGAACGGGGACAATAACTATATTTATGTTGTAATGCCGATAAAACAATAA